From the Chitinophaga lutea genome, the window CCACCATCCCCACACTTTTTACCATTATCCAGAAACTGGGCATCAAAACAGAAACCTTTTTCGCCGAGCTGAGCGCGGAGGACAATTTTCCCGGGTATATTTTTATCCCGAAAGACAGTTATACGGCTTACGAAAAAGAAGAAGGCGCTACCGGCTTCGAATATCAATCCATCTTCGAAAACAACTTTGCAGGCGGCGCGTTCCAGATCTCGCTATTGACGCTGCGACCCGGTGCACGGCGGCAACAGGTCACTACTTCCGCTTACGAATACCTGTATGTACTGAGCGGCAAGCTGCAATACCAGCTCGAAGACAAAACCTTCGATCTTTCTGAAGGCGATTCACTGTTTTTCGACGGCAACATTGCCCACGTGCCCATCAATCATAAGAAAAACACCACCGTACGCCTGTTGGTCATGTATTTCTTTGGTGAATTGAGCCGGTAACAAATTTACTGAATGGAAATTAATTTTCCTATAAAGAAATTTCTGTTTTATCTTGACCGGAAATTTTTATTGTTATGATATCAGTAAAATCCACCCGGTTGCTGGTGGCATGCCTCTTCATCTTGTGCCACCAGGCCATCGCCCAGCGCACACCGAAGCACATTATCCTGATCGGTTCGGACGGGTTCGGGGCCTATGCATTTCAACAATCTCAGACGCCGGTGCTGCGCGGAATGATGCAAAAAGGTTCCTGGACGTTGCATGCCAGGACCGTACTTCCTTCCTCCAGTGCTCCCAACTGGGCGTCAATGGTAATGGGCGCCGGGCCTGAGTTACATGGGTATACCACCTGGGGCAGTAAAAAGCCCGATCTGCCGGCAAGAGTGCTGGATGAATACGGCATGTTCCCCACCGTGTATGCCCTGCTGCGCAAGGCCCGGCCGCAAAGCGAGATTGGTGTCATTTACGAGTGGGACGGCATCGGCTACCTTTTCCCGAAAGCAGCCGTGAATAAAGATCAAAATTCAGATGGCGATGTAGCGGTTGCCGCGGCCGCCTGCGATTACATCAAATCAAAGAAGCCGGCCTTCCTTTTTGTGCACCTGCACGATGTGGACAGCGTGGGTCATAAAGTAGGTCACGGCACGCCGGAATATTATGCCGCCATCGAGCGCACCGATACGCACGTCGGAGAAATTCTACAGGCCATCCGCGACGCCGGCATGGAGCAAAACACCGTTGTTATTTTCACGGCCGACCATGGCGGCATCAATAAAGGCCACGGCGCGATTTCGATGAATGAAATGGAAATCCCATGGATCGTAAAGGGCCCCGGCATCCGGCAGAACCATGAGGTACAGGGCAGCGTCATGACCTTCGACACGGCCGCCACCATTGCCCGGCTCTTCGGGCTGGTGCAGCCGCAGGTCTGGATTGGCAAGGCCATTACGGAAATTTTCAAATAGACAAAGCCGCGCCTGTCAAGCGCGGCTTTTTGTTTTTTCATTACCAGTTCCGGATGGGCCATCATCTGATTCAAATCACGGACATCGCCGTATATACGTTTCCGTTTGTTTTCGTCGTCTATAGCCTGACACCCACACGCAGGGGCCTGTTCGCCAGGGCATATTCAAACGCCTCTTTCGCCGCTTCGAGCGGAAATTCCTTTTCCACCAAGCTGCCGAATGGATATTTCTCCCAATTCCCCCGCATAAAATCAAAGGCATATCTGAAGTCGTCGAAATTATAGTTGTGCAGGCCTTTAATGGTCAGCAGGTTGCGGATAATGTATTCGGGACTGAACTGCAAAGGCCGTGTGTTGAACACTGCGCCGATCCACACCGCGCATCCGCCGATGCCCAGGCACGACAAGCCAAACTCCATAGCCTCCGGCGAACCGCTCATATCGAAAGCGATGTCGATCCCTTTTCCGCCGGTGCGTTCACGAAGGATTCCGCGCAGTTCCGCCTGATCGTTTTTCATGTCGAACAGCCCGTCGGCGCCAAAGCGCTGTGCATCGTCCACTCTTTTCGCCGTAATATCTGCCGCCGCAATCCATGCCGCACCAGCCTCCCTGCACATCGCTGCACAGGTAATGCCCAAATGTCCCATACCGGTGATGAGGATGTTTTTATCCTTCACATCGCCCGCCATGCGCAACGCGCCGGCTACGGTGGCTACCGAACAGTTGATGGTAGCCGCCACGGATGCCGGCATGTTTTCCGGGAGTTTGATAATGCCGGTATGCGCTTTCAACACACAAAATTCCGCCAGCCCCCCATGAAAGGCCTCCTCGCCCGACACCCGCACGTGCCCATATTTATAGAGGCCGTCCCCTTTTTGCGGCATGCCGCGCAGCGAATGAAACGATGCCGGGTCGCTCGAAAAAATCGTCCACGTTACACGATCGCCGGGCTGCAATGGTTCTCCAAACAAATCAACACCGGGATGATCTGGATGCAGTTGTACGATCTCCCCTACGATCTCGTGCCCAAGCACCGTGGGACAAGGTTCCTGCCGCAGGCCGCAATAGGTGTGCAGATCGCTGCCGCAGATGGTGGTGTAGATGTTTCGTACGAGCATTTCGCCGGGCTGCAATGCCCGAACACGCAGCTCTTTGAGGCGGAACGGCTCCCCCGGGCCGTCGAACAGGGCCAGTTTGCCGTGTAATGCGGAATGTTCTGTCATGGGTGCGGGTGCCCACTTTTGTTGGAGTACCTGAAGACAAAGATGGGAAAATTATTTCCTTAAAAGAAAATAATATTTCCTGTTAGGAAAAATTATTTTCATTCAAGCCACGGTTTTCATGCCGAAATCCAGGCATGGGATAACCGAAATACTTTAGCACGACGGTTAATCCAATTGTCCATTTCCCAGGCTGGATTCAACTTCTTCGACTGTAGGGAGCTGTGACTTCAATTCCTCCGAAATAACTTGCGATAATTCGAAAGCGCTCACGCCGATGGGCTTATTCATATCCCGTAAAGCATATTCCACTTCAATTTTGTCTTTCGACCTGCAAAGCAAATTCCAATTGAGCAATGATCGGACGGATGCTTTAACATGGAATCAACCGCAGAAAGATAAAAGTTCAATTTTCCGGCATACTCCGGCTTGAATCGACCTGCTTTCAACTCAATCACGACAAAACACCGGAGATGCAAATGATAAAAGAGCAGGTCGATAAAATAGTCAGTTTCATTTACCCCTATTTTATACTGCCTCCCGACAAAAGCAAATCCTTTCCCCAACTCCAGCATGAATTCCGTTATCTTTTGAGTAAGTGCGTACTCTATTTCACGTTCCTGGGCATCCATTTCAAGTCCCAAAAAATCAAAGTGGTACGGATCTTTAATCGTTTCTTTTGCAAGATCCGACTGAGGACGGGGCAAAGTGAGCTCAAAATTATGATCTGCACTCCCCAGCCTTGCATGAAATCCATTTTTAATATTTATATCCAACGTATCGCGCGACCAGCCGTACTTGTGCGTGGCTTTAGCGTAAATAATCACAATGTCTATATCTTTTACCCTCGATATCAGGAGTGTCTGATACGACCAGGGCAATTGTGCCACAGGCTGCGGCACAAATTCGCAGGTAGATGAAAAGAACAGGTACCATTGTCTTATCGTGTATAGATTTCTACGAGAGAACCCATTAATTTTCGGGAAGCTGCTTTTAAGATCCAATGAAAGCCGTTGCAAGAAGTTATCGCCCCATTTAAATTCCGCCTGCCTGTCTACTATTTCTTTCCCTAGCTGCCAATACAGGTCAATAAGGACGAGGTTAAAATTTGATGCCGCTTTTAGTTGAGCACGGTGAACTTTGGCCTTAATCTCTAAAAACCATTCTTTATATGCCTTTTCAAAAACAGGTTTGTTCATAGCAATTGCTGAGTTAACAGATCGCTCTTTAGTTCAAAGATCCTACCAGGCACGTTAAAAGTTCGTTATCGAATGCAGCCCACTCACCCCAACGGAAACTCCTCTATGCTCCTGAACAACGGCTTTTTCAGCTTCTTCCCTTCAGCAATGGCCCAGTTCGCCATGGCATGCAGCACCGGCCGCAGCGCCATGCCCATCTCCGTTAAACTGTACGTCACATGCGGCGGCACTACCGGCATCGCCACGCGCAATATCAGCCCATCGGCCTCCAGTTGTTTGAGATGCTGCACCAGCATCTTTTCGGTCACATGCGGCATCGCTTTCTTCAGCTCGCTGTACCGCTTGCTGCCAGACAGCAAATGAAACAGGATAATAGGCTTCCAGTAGCCGCCGATCTTCTCCATCACATACGTAATGGGGCACAGCTTGAATACCGTTTGTTTGTTGAGCTGGATGGTGGATTGTTCTTTCGCCTTCGTCATGATACATACTTTAGGGTAAGTACTTGTCAAAAAGTAAGTACGAAGATACTTTTGCATCAGCAAATCACCAAACAACAAAAGTATGAACATCACCCTCACCGGTTCTTTAGGGAACATCAGCAGCAAACTAACGGAAATCCTTGTCGGGAAAGGGCATCAGGTAACCCTCATCAGTCAGCAGCCTTCACGCGCGGCCCAGATCGAAGCAATGGGAGCAACGGCGGCCATCGGTTCCGTGGAAGACGAGTCCTTTCTCCGGAGCGCTTTCAGCGGGGCCGATGCCGTGTACACGATGGTGCCGCCGAATTTCAGCGCACCGGACTACAACGCCTTCGTGCGGAATGTACAGGACCGGTATGCCGCAGCCATCGAAGCAACGGGCATTTCACATGTGGTGAACCTGAGCAGCAGCGGGTCACCCCTCTCCGGCAGCGCGCCGCTGCAGGGTTATGAAAACCTGGAAACACGGCTTGATCGGCTGACCGGCACCAGCATCCTGCACCTCCGGCCCGGCGGCTTTTATTCCAACTTCTATGGCAGTATTCCGCTTATCCGCCATCAGGGCATTATCGGCAATAACTTCGACGCATCCGCCACCATGATCATGAGCCACCCGCACGACATCGCGGAAGCGGCGGCAACAGCACTGCACACACGGTCGTTTGCAGGAAAAGAAATCCTTTACATCGTCAGTGACCGGAAAACAGGCCACGAAGCGGCCCAGATAATCGGCCACGCCGTTGGTCGCCCGGAACTGCAATGGGTGCGATTCCCGGACGATCAGTTACTCGATGCCCTCGTCGCCGGCGGATTTTCCCGCGATGCGGCGCAGCACTACATCGTAGACATGGGCATCGCCATCCGCGAAGGCCTGCTTGACGCGCACTATCAGCAGAACACGCACGAAGAATGGGGGACGCGCAGCTTCGATGTATTCGCATCGGAATTTGCGCAGGCTTATGCCCATTCCTGAGCCACCGGTTCATTTCTGGCAGAAATGTTGTGCTGTAATGATCCATCAAAACAACGGCGCAATGGCTTCGAATCAACAACCATGGTGGCAGACGGGCATCATTTACCAGGTATATCCCCGTTCTTTCCAGGACAGCAACGGCGACGGTGTAGGCGACCTGAAAGGTATCCGCCGGCGGCTCGATCATCTGCAATGGCTGGGTATCGACGCCATCTGGCTGTCGCCGATCTTTCCCTCTCCCATGGCTGATTTCGGTTATGACGTCAGCAACTATACGGATATACACCCGCTGTTCGGCAACCTCGCCGATTTCGATGAACTGCTGCAAGCCGTACATGCACGGGGCATGAAGCTGCTGTTGGATCTCGTTCCCAATCATACCTCGCATCAGCATCCCTGGTTCCTGGAATCCCGTTCCAGCCGCGATAACCCGAAACGCGACTGGTATATCTGGAAAGATCCGCAGCCGGACGGCTCCCTGCCGAATAACTGGCTGAGCGTGTTCGGTGGCAGTGGATGGGAATGGGACGAGCGCACGGAGCAGTATTATTACCACGCTTTTCTCAAAGAACAGCCGGACC encodes:
- a CDS encoding winged helix-turn-helix transcriptional regulator, whose translation is MTKAKEQSTIQLNKQTVFKLCPITYVMEKIGGYWKPIILFHLLSGSKRYSELKKAMPHVTEKMLVQHLKQLEADGLILRVAMPVVPPHVTYSLTEMGMALRPVLHAMANWAIAEGKKLKKPLFRSIEEFPLG
- a CDS encoding NAD(P)H-binding protein, whose product is MNITLTGSLGNISSKLTEILVGKGHQVTLISQQPSRAAQIEAMGATAAIGSVEDESFLRSAFSGADAVYTMVPPNFSAPDYNAFVRNVQDRYAAAIEATGISHVVNLSSSGSPLSGSAPLQGYENLETRLDRLTGTSILHLRPGGFYSNFYGSIPLIRHQGIIGNNFDASATMIMSHPHDIAEAAATALHTRSFAGKEILYIVSDRKTGHEAAQIIGHAVGRPELQWVRFPDDQLLDALVAGGFSRDAAQHYIVDMGIAIREGLLDAHYQQNTHEEWGTRSFDVFASEFAQAYAHS
- a CDS encoding alkaline phosphatase — encoded protein: MISVKSTRLLVACLFILCHQAIAQRTPKHIILIGSDGFGAYAFQQSQTPVLRGMMQKGSWTLHARTVLPSSSAPNWASMVMGAGPELHGYTTWGSKKPDLPARVLDEYGMFPTVYALLRKARPQSEIGVIYEWDGIGYLFPKAAVNKDQNSDGDVAVAAAACDYIKSKKPAFLFVHLHDVDSVGHKVGHGTPEYYAAIERTDTHVGEILQAIRDAGMEQNTVVIFTADHGGINKGHGAISMNEMEIPWIVKGPGIRQNHEVQGSVMTFDTAATIARLFGLVQPQVWIGKAITEIFK
- a CDS encoding helix-turn-helix domain-containing protein produces the protein MHEESQQDAVNSGHLVYHRIGGLIRRYRKEKGLKLLDLSGVTGIKSAMLSKIENGRMLPTIPTLFTIIQKLGIKTETFFAELSAEDNFPGYIFIPKDSYTAYEKEEGATGFEYQSIFENNFAGGAFQISLLTLRPGARRQQVTTSAYEYLYVLSGKLQYQLEDKTFDLSEGDSLFFDGNIAHVPINHKKNTTVRLLVMYFFGELSR
- a CDS encoding zinc-binding dehydrogenase, translating into MTEHSALHGKLALFDGPGEPFRLKELRVRALQPGEMLVRNIYTTICGSDLHTYCGLRQEPCPTVLGHEIVGEIVQLHPDHPGVDLFGEPLQPGDRVTWTIFSSDPASFHSLRGMPQKGDGLYKYGHVRVSGEEAFHGGLAEFCVLKAHTGIIKLPENMPASVAATINCSVATVAGALRMAGDVKDKNILITGMGHLGITCAAMCREAGAAWIAAADITAKRVDDAQRFGADGLFDMKNDQAELRGILRERTGGKGIDIAFDMSGSPEAMEFGLSCLGIGGCAVWIGAVFNTRPLQFSPEYIIRNLLTIKGLHNYNFDDFRYAFDFMRGNWEKYPFGSLVEKEFPLEAAKEAFEYALANRPLRVGVRL